The Flavobacterium piscisymbiosum genome includes a region encoding these proteins:
- a CDS encoding GIY-YIG nuclease family protein, producing the protein MENIKELQRLADELFNGARIELKSDPNFWKERFRGKESCAGVYILRDQLDRIVYVGETRTIQHRVKDLLNTHNHSFRRTVFKEFILNNENYDFEIRNDYKKAKELIREYICNEFTYSYLEVLLGRKELEEYIILEKKSENLFNKIGNKKILIKT; encoded by the coding sequence ATGGAGAATATTAAAGAATTACAAAGATTAGCTGATGAATTGTTTAATGGTGCTAGAATTGAATTAAAAAGCGATCCTAATTTTTGGAAAGAGAGATTTCGCGGGAAAGAAAGTTGTGCTGGAGTTTATATTTTAAGAGATCAATTAGATAGAATTGTTTATGTTGGTGAAACAAGAACAATACAACACAGAGTTAAAGATCTCCTTAATACACATAATCATAGTTTTCGGCGAACTGTTTTTAAAGAGTTTATTTTAAATAATGAAAATTATGATTTTGAAATACGTAACGATTATAAAAAAGCTAAAGAATTAATACGGGAATATATTTGTAATGAATTTACGTACTCCTATTTGGAAGTTTTGCTTGGACGAAAAGAACTAGAAGAGTATATCATCCTTGAAAAAAAATCAGAAAATCTCTTTAATAAAATAGGCAATAAAAAGATTTTAATAAAAACTTAG
- the hisH gene encoding imidazole glycerol phosphate synthase subunit HisH, translated as MKIVIINYGAGNIQSIMFAIERLGFKAVLSNNPEEILAADKVIFPGVGEASSAMAKLRESGLDSLIPTLKQPVLGICLGMQLMCNSSEEGNTKGLGIFDVDVIKFTSKVKVPQMGWNQIYDLKSDLFKGIAENEFMYLVHSFYAPNCTEAIATTNYELEYVSALQKDNFYGTQFHPEKSGAVGEKILENFLKM; from the coding sequence ATGAAAATAGTAATTATAAATTACGGAGCAGGAAATATTCAGAGCATTATGTTTGCTATTGAAAGACTGGGTTTTAAAGCTGTTTTGAGTAATAATCCGGAAGAAATTCTAGCGGCTGATAAAGTGATTTTTCCAGGCGTTGGCGAGGCGAGTTCGGCTATGGCTAAACTTCGTGAAAGCGGTTTGGATAGTTTGATTCCGACTTTGAAACAGCCAGTTTTGGGAATTTGTCTTGGTATGCAATTGATGTGCAATTCATCTGAAGAAGGAAATACGAAAGGTTTGGGGATTTTTGATGTTGATGTAATTAAATTTACATCGAAAGTAAAAGTGCCACAAATGGGATGGAATCAGATTTATGATTTAAAATCGGATTTGTTTAAAGGAATTGCTGAGAATGAATTCATGTATCTGGTGCATAGTTTTTACGCTCCAAATTGTACTGAAGCCATTGCTACAACGAATTATGAATTGGAATATGTTTCGGCTTTACAAAAGGATAATTTTTACGGAACTCAATTCCATCCGGAGAAAAGCGGGGCGGTTGGGGAAAAGATTTTAGAAAATTTCTTAAAAATGTAA
- the hisA gene encoding 1-(5-phosphoribosyl)-5-[(5-phosphoribosylamino)methylideneamino]imidazole-4-carboxamide isomerase yields MRIIPAIDIIDGKCVRLSKGDYDTKIIYNENPLEVAKSFEAHGIEYLHLVDLDGAKSSKIVNYKILEQIATQTTLKIDFGGGLKSDEDLKIAFESGANQITGGSIAVKNRAIFEKWISEYGSDKIILGADAKDEKIAVSGWLEDSDEDLIPFIQDYQIKGIQYVICTDIAKDGMLEGPSFDLYEKILKEAIGVKLIASGGISTFDELPKLAELGCEGTIIGKAIYEGRITLKQLEDYIIRK; encoded by the coding sequence ATGAGAATAATACCAGCCATAGATATCATAGACGGAAAATGCGTTCGTTTGTCAAAAGGCGATTATGATACTAAGATAATTTACAACGAAAATCCACTTGAAGTAGCGAAATCATTTGAAGCGCACGGAATAGAATATTTGCATTTAGTAGATCTTGATGGTGCAAAATCAAGTAAAATTGTGAATTATAAAATTCTGGAACAAATTGCTACGCAAACCACTTTAAAAATTGATTTTGGTGGTGGTTTAAAATCCGATGAAGACTTGAAAATTGCTTTCGAAAGTGGTGCAAACCAAATTACTGGAGGAAGTATCGCTGTAAAAAACAGAGCTATTTTCGAAAAATGGATTTCAGAATATGGTTCTGATAAAATTATTCTTGGGGCTGACGCCAAAGACGAAAAAATAGCGGTTTCAGGATGGTTAGAAGATTCAGATGAAGATTTGATTCCGTTCATTCAGGATTATCAAATTAAAGGAATTCAATATGTTATCTGCACTGATATTGCAAAAGACGGAATGTTGGAAGGCCCGAGTTTTGATTTGTATGAAAAAATATTAAAAGAAGCTATTGGAGTAAAACTAATTGCATCCGGAGGAATTTCAACTTTTGATGAATTGCCTAAATTAGCTGAATTAGGCTGCGAAGGAACAATCATTGGAAAAGCAATTTATGAAGGAAGAATAACTTTGAAACAACTGGAGGATTATATAATTAGAAAATGA
- a CDS encoding NIPSNAP family protein codes for MITCHLKYVIDPYQLAVFEDYGKRWIKIVNRLGGQHHGYFMPSEGANNIAYALFSFPSLTDYENYRKQMFSKDDQECVEAFKLAEDTRCIISYERTFLSPLFE; via the coding sequence ATGATAACATGTCACTTAAAATACGTTATAGATCCTTATCAATTAGCTGTTTTTGAAGATTACGGTAAAAGATGGATTAAAATCGTAAACCGTTTGGGAGGTCAGCATCACGGTTATTTTATGCCTTCGGAAGGGGCAAATAATATTGCTTATGCTTTGTTTTCTTTCCCAAGTTTAACAGATTATGAAAATTACCGAAAACAAATGTTTTCAAAAGACGATCAAGAGTGTGTAGAAGCTTTTAAACTTGCAGAAGACACAAGATGTATTATAAGTTACGAAAGAACTTTTTTAAGTCCTTTATTTGAATAA
- the hisF gene encoding imidazole glycerol phosphate synthase subunit HisF — MLAKRIIPCLDIKNGRTVKGVNFVDLRDAGDPVELAEIYSAEGADELVFLDISATEERRKTLVNMVRSVAEKINIPFTVGGGISSVEDVEILLNNGADKVSINSSAVKNPQLINDLAQKFGSQCVVVAIDAKQINGQWIVHLVGGKVPTELNLFDWAVEVAERGAGEILFTSMDNDGTKNGFANEALAKLSTLINIPIIASGGAGNIQHFVDSFKVGKADAALAASVFHFKEIEIKALKEELRSNDIEVRL; from the coding sequence ATGTTAGCAAAAAGAATCATTCCTTGTTTGGATATAAAAAACGGAAGAACCGTAAAAGGCGTTAATTTTGTAGATTTACGCGATGCCGGCGATCCTGTTGAATTGGCCGAAATTTATTCGGCTGAAGGTGCAGATGAATTGGTTTTTCTGGATATTTCGGCTACTGAAGAACGTCGTAAAACGTTGGTAAATATGGTACGAAGTGTGGCGGAGAAAATTAATATTCCGTTTACGGTTGGCGGCGGAATCTCATCTGTAGAAGATGTTGAGATCCTTTTGAATAATGGTGCTGATAAAGTTTCGATTAATTCATCGGCGGTAAAAAATCCGCAATTGATTAATGATTTGGCACAGAAATTCGGAAGTCAGTGCGTTGTTGTCGCGATTGACGCCAAACAAATAAACGGACAATGGATTGTGCATTTGGTTGGAGGAAAAGTTCCAACAGAGCTAAATCTGTTCGATTGGGCTGTTGAAGTCGCAGAACGAGGAGCAGGAGAAATTCTATTCACCTCAATGGACAATGATGGAACCAAAAATGGCTTTGCAAACGAAGCTTTGGCTAAATTATCAACGTTAATCAATATTCCAATTATTGCTTCGGGAGGTGCCGGAAACATTCAGCATTTTGTAGATTCTTTCAAAGTAGGAAAAGCTGATGCGGCTTTGGCTGCGAGTGTTTTTCACTTTAAGGAAATTGAGATTAAGGCTTTAAAAGAAGAATTGAGAAGCAATGATATTGAGGTTAGACTTTAG
- the hisIE gene encoding bifunctional phosphoribosyl-AMP cyclohydrolase/phosphoribosyl-ATP diphosphatase HisIE, with product MNVDIKSAHGLIPAIIQDSETKNVLMLGYMNEESLQKTIETQKVTFFSRSKQRLWTKGEESGNFLNLVDIKNDCDGDTLLIQAKPVGPTCHTGADTCWQEENKENYGFISQLENTIKTRRENADSEKSYVASLFEKGINKIAQKVGEEAVEVVIEAKDDNDDLFLSESADLLFHYLILLQAKGFQLNDVVDVLKKRQK from the coding sequence ATGAACGTAGATATAAAAAGCGCACACGGATTGATTCCGGCAATTATTCAGGATTCTGAAACAAAGAATGTTTTGATGTTGGGATATATGAACGAAGAGTCGCTTCAGAAAACAATAGAAACTCAAAAAGTAACTTTTTTCAGCCGATCCAAACAAAGACTTTGGACAAAAGGCGAGGAGAGCGGTAACTTTTTGAATCTTGTAGATATCAAAAATGATTGCGATGGCGATACACTTTTAATTCAGGCAAAACCGGTTGGACCAACTTGCCATACTGGTGCTGATACTTGTTGGCAGGAAGAAAATAAGGAAAACTATGGTTTTATTTCTCAATTAGAAAATACCATCAAAACCCGAAGAGAAAATGCTGATTCAGAGAAAAGTTATGTGGCTTCATTATTCGAAAAAGGAATCAATAAAATTGCTCAAAAAGTAGGTGAAGAAGCTGTAGAAGTGGTTATTGAAGCAAAAGATGATAATGACGATTTATTCCTTAGCGAAAGCGCTGATTTATTGTTTCATTATTTGATTTTACTGCAAGCAAAAGGCTTTCAGTTGAATGATGTGGTAGATGTTTTGAAGAAACGTCAGAAGTAG